A genomic stretch from Helianthus annuus cultivar XRQ/B chromosome 1, HanXRQr2.0-SUNRISE, whole genome shotgun sequence includes:
- the LOC110865358 gene encoding uncharacterized protein LOC110865358 — protein MEVRQAVKDFNLSLCAILESHVDVGKLSKVCKVVFRSWDWTSNGGCCDKGTRIIIGWDPAIFDVMVLAQSPQVMHLQLVFKVDKRMVFCSIVYAANYYISRRELWHNLSMHKGFVGNKPWCVMGDFNSALNHEDSSMGSSSVSIGMREFQDCVNAMEVFDVNRVGFQFTWNQKPKQGIEFLDIVKKSWETSVNGVHQFRVVKKLRLLKNPLRSLLFKQGNLHHKVTSLRSKLDELQQKIDQNPSNLELRAAESSTSRDLQEASLDEERFLKQKSKVDWLRAGDMNSAFFHSSLKIRNHYNRIDVIHDSEGKLYEGDMVFSAFVKHYEKFFGSQGDISLTPVPELFSKVLSPQVATQMVCPVTAEEVKKAMFSIGIDKAPGPDGYTAGFFKGAWPIIGNDITSAVMDFFETGLKARSMISSALINRRLCREGESLIIFF, from the exons ATGGAGGTTCGCCAGGCAGTCAAGGATTTCAATTTGAGCTTGTGTGCTATTCTAGAGTCTCATGTAGATGTCGGTAAATTGAGCAAAGTGTGCAAAGTAGTGTTTCGTTCTTGGGATTGGACGTCGAATGGAGGATGCTGTGACAAAGGTACGAGAATTATTATTGGATGGGATCCTGCTATTTTTGATGTGATGGTTTTGGCTCAGTCTCCTCAGGTGATGCATCTTCAGCTTGTTTTTAAAGTGGATAAAAGGATGGTTTTCTGTTCTATTGTTTATGCAGCAAATTACTATATATCTCGTAGAGAATTATGGCATAATCTTTCAATGCATAAAGGTTTTGTTGGTAATAAGCCATGGTGTGTTATGGGTGACTTTAATTCCGCGCTAAACCATGAGGATAGTTCTATGGGATCCTCTTCGGTTTCGATTGGGATGAGGGAGTTCCAAGATTGTGTGAATGCTATGGAGGTTTTTGATGTTAACCGAGTAGGGTTTCAGTTTACATGGAACCAAAAGCCTAAGCAGGGAATCG AGTTTTTAGATATCGTTAAAAAGTCTTGGGAGACTAGTGTGAATGGTGTGCATCAGTTCAGGGTTGTAAAGAAGTTACGCTTGCTGAAAAATCCTCTGCGATCGTTGTTGTTTAAGCAAGGAAATCTACACCATAAAGTGACTTCTCTTCGGTCAAAGTTGGATGAGTTACAGCAAAAAATTGATCAGAATCCGTCTAATCTCGAGCTTAGGGCAGCCGAGTCTTCTACGAGTCGTGATCTGCAGGAGGCTTCTTTGGATGAAGAgcgatttttaaaacaaaagtctAAGGTGGACTGGTTGAGGGCGGGGGATATGAATTCTGCTTTCTTTCATTCCTCTTTGAAAATCAGGAATCATTATAACCGGATAGATGTTATTCACGATTCGGAAGGAAAGCTATATGAAGGTGATATGGTTTTTTCAGCTTTTGTTAAGCATTATGAGAAGTTTTTTGGCTCGCAAGGTGATATTTCTCTCACTCCGGTTCCAGAGTTATTCTCTAAAGTTCTTTCTCCCCAGGTTGCTACTCAAATGGTATGTCCGGTTACTGCGGAGGAAGTGAAAAAGGCGATGTTTTCTATTGGGATTGATAAGGCTCCAGGCCCGGATGGCTATACAGCGGGTTTTTTCAAGGGGGCATGGCCTATTATTGGGAATGATATTACTTCTGCTGTTATGGATTTTTTCGAAACAG GATTAAAGGCGCGCTCAATGATATCGTCAGCGTTAATCAATCGGCGTTTGTGCCGGGAAGGAGAATCTCTGATAATATTCTTCTAA